In Kryptolebias marmoratus isolate JLee-2015 linkage group LG4, ASM164957v2, whole genome shotgun sequence, the following proteins share a genomic window:
- the LOC108244398 gene encoding SRSF protein kinase 1 isoform X5, giving the protein MSILLAAFNLTRLQLNMSSSYAAAISALITSSSLNPPIKPRPKSSSKPAPSPKSDKEPHHPRASQNLPQSPEPLGSYDEQQEDPADYNIGGYYPVEVGEIFVDRYQVVRKLGWGHFSTVWLCWDMPTRRFVALKVVKSAQTFTETALDEIKLLKCVRESDPKDPKRERIVQLIDDFRISGVTGEHVCMVLEVLGHQLLRWIVKSNYTGLPLPCVKSILRQVLQGLDYLHTKCGIIHTDIKPENILLRVDDEYIEKLAADTKLWQLPVSPALGSSVNTDSREKQRLFSVFGKLTGVLQSLGEWSSKVARSPIKRLVGKDRSRRGQTNPAEQKPDKPHVSLSDAAAASSTHGSSLNTKLTGPSLRIRRQTLLFEDDLDCASRNPRDSVCSRLNCSVDAPTSVSRSGLLHQTAGAVLPPPSPPSPSARGASDPEVALDLLKPQSADKILIKIADLGNACWVHKHFSEDIQTCQYRSIEVLIGAEYDTPADIWSTACMCFSSSLPTFLSLSPCFVGGFRAGHRRLFVRPSVWSRLLPRGRSHCPHHRAAGTPSVSVCPFWEECQTLLQP; this is encoded by the exons ATGAGCATTTTATTAG CTGCGTTCAATCTCACCAGGCTCCAGTTAAACATGTCGTCATCCTATGCAGCGGCTATATCAGCTCTTATTACATCCAGCTCTCTCAACCCACCCATCAAACCCAGGCCCAAATCGTCCTCAAAACCAGCACCCAGTCCGAAATCCGACAAGGAGCCCCACCATCCTCGGGCTTCACAGAACCTTCCTCAGTCACCTGAGCCTCTGGGGTCTTATGATGAACAACAGGAGGATCCTGCCGACTATAACATAG GTGGTTACTATCCTGTGGAAGTTGGAGAAATTTTTGTTGATCGTTACCAGGTCGTTAGAAAGTTGGGATGGGGTCACTTCTCCACCGTCTGGCTCTGCTGGGACATGCC GACGAGGCGTTTCGTGGCTCTGAAGGTGGTAAAGAGTGCACAAACGTTCACCGAGACGGCACTGGACGAGATCAAACTCCTTAAATGT GTGAGGGAGAGTGACCCCAAAGATCCCAAACGTGAACGAATTGTGCAGCTCATCGATGACTTCAGGATCTCCGGAGTAACTGGAGAGC ACGTGTGCATGGTTCTGGAGGTTCTTGGTCATCAGCTGCTGAGGTGGATCGTTAAATCCAACTACACTGGCCTCCCCCTGCCATGTGTGAAGAGCATCCTCAGACAG GTTCTGCAGGGTTTGGATTACTTGCACACTAAATGCGGGATTATTCACACAGACATCAAGCCAGAAAACATCCTTCTGAGAGTCGATGATGAGTATATTGAAAAGCTTGCAGCCGACACCAAGCTGTGGCAGCTGCCTGTGAGTCCTGCCCTCGGCAGCTCAG TGAACACTGACTCCAGAGAAAAACAG CGTTTGTTCAGCGTGTTTGGGAAGCTGACTGGGGTTTTGCAGTCCCTTGGAGAATGG TCCAGCAAGGTCGCCAGGAGTCCAATCAAGCGGCTGGTGGGGAAGGACAGGAGCCGTCGAGGACAGACAAAtccagctgagcagaaaccagacAAACCTCATGTGTCTCTCTCTGATGCTGCGGCTGCCTCCAGCACACATGGCTCCAGTTTAAATACAAAGCTCACAGGTCCTAGCCTCAGGATAAGGAGGCAGACTTTGCTATTTGAAGATGACCTGGACTGTGCCTCACGCAACCCCAGAGACTCAGTCTGCTCACGGCTGAACTGCAGCGTGGATGCTCCCACTTCTGTGTCCAGATCAGGGCTATTACACCAAACTGCAGGCGCAGTGCTTCCTCCACCCTCACCGCCCTCACCCTCAGCTCGAG GGGCGAGTGACCCTGAGGTAGCGTTAGACCTACTGAAGCCTCAAAGTGCTGACAAGATTCTCATCAAGATTGCTGATCTGGGCAACGCCTGCTGGGTG cacaaaCACTTCTCTGAAGACATTCAGACCTGTCAGTATCGCTCCATTGAGGTCCTGATCGGTGCTGAATACGACACACCGGCTGACATCTGGAGCACTGCCTGCATG tgtttcagttcaTCATTGCCAACATTTTTATCACTGTCGCCTTGTTTTGTTGGAGGCTTTCGAGCTGGCCACAGGAGATTATTTGTTCGACCCTCAGTCTGGAGCCGCCTTCTCCCGCGAGGAAG ATCACATTGCCCACATCATCGAGCTGCTGGGACCCCTTCCGTCTCAGTTTGCCCTTTCTGGGAGGAATGCCAAACG